A single window of Bacteroidota bacterium DNA harbors:
- a CDS encoding Uma2 family endonuclease yields MSANKTGKQTYADYLKTPEGWGYELFDGNIRDMAPAPYTNHQSAAGNLFAELKLLAEKNNLGKVYIAPTDVYFDEHNCVQPDILFISKERVHIITEKNIQGAPDLAVEIVSPSTKHYDTVEKKNLYQRFGVKEYWIVFPEEERVIIFSLKNGAYHLLRTYTKADVLHSQTFSAFKIELTKIFTPVIQQ; encoded by the coding sequence ATGTCTGCCAACAAGACAGGTAAACAAACCTACGCGGACTACCTCAAAACTCCCGAGGGCTGGGGCTATGAACTTTTTGATGGCAACATCAGGGACATGGCTCCCGCGCCTTACACCAATCATCAGTCGGCTGCCGGTAATTTGTTTGCTGAACTTAAATTGCTTGCTGAAAAAAACAATCTCGGAAAAGTTTACATCGCTCCCACCGATGTATATTTTGACGAACATAACTGCGTGCAGCCCGATATTCTTTTCATATCAAAAGAAAGAGTGCACATCATCACCGAAAAGAACATACAGGGCGCGCCCGATTTAGCAGTAGAAATTGTTTCGCCTTCCACGAAGCATTACGACACTGTGGAAAAAAAGAATCTCTACCAGCGCTTTGGCGTAAAAGAGTACTGGATTGTTTTTCCGGAAGAAGAGAGAGTGATAATTTTTTCTCTGAAAAATGGAGCGTACCATTTACTCAGAACGTACACCAAAGCAGATGTTTTACATTCTCAAACTTTCAGCGCTTTTAAAATAGAACTGACAAAAATATTTACCCCCGTAATCCAACAATAA